GGCCGGTCCGGCGGGAGCCAGTCGCAGCACCGCCACCACCAGCGCGGCCAGCAGGCAGACGGCGAGCAGGGCGAGCGCTCCGCGCCCTGCAAACCGCTTCGCGCCCGTCACCAGCGGGAGCTGGGGGCGGGCCGGGGGCAGGATGAAGGGTTCGGGCTTTCGCGGAGAGGGGTCGTGGCCCGCGCGTCGTTCGGGCGCGCGTCTGACGGTTTCGTCAACGCCCGGGAACCCGGTTGAAGGCGGCGGTTGTTCGGGCTGCTCGAGATCCAGGTAGGCCAGGTCGTCGGGTGCCGGAGGCCAGGCGAGGTCCTGGTGGGGCTGGCTGCGGGGCATGGACCACTGTAAACGCCGCTAGCTGGCAGACCATGGGACGGGGATCCCATTTTCCCGCCGCCAAGGTCAGCAACAGAAATAGGATCGTGCGGTCAAAGTTGGCGTGTGAGCCCAGGGGGCCGGGTTCCCGGATCCGTCAGCGGATCCCGGTTTCCGGAAGAATCCGACCCGGATGATGACGGCAGTGTGCCCGGCCCGACTTTCGCACGCTCCCCGGCGAGCGGCCGTCCTGGCGCTCGTCCCCCACGCCGGACGTTCCTCGCGCCGCTCGCACACCCTCGGACATCCCGTTTCTCGGTGCTCGCGCACAGCTCATCAATTTGGGAAACGGCCAGAACAAGGGAGACGTTCACAGTGCACGCGACCACCAGGGGCGGCCTTGCCGCACTCATTTCGATCGCCGCGCTCACCGGTGTACTGGCCCAGCAGGCCACGCCCCCCGGCCCACCGACCAACGTGCGAATCCTCAGCCAGCAGACCGGCGGGACGGGCGGCGGATCCGGACCGCGCACCGGGATCTGGATCGGCAAGTCCGAGCTGGATGCCCTGCCGATGAGCGGCACGGCCTGGAACGAACTGAAGGCCGAGGCCGACTCGAGCTGGACGGTGCAGTCGATCGAGACCCAGAGTGGCCAGGTCTTCAACGTCCAGGCGATGGCCGGTGCGCTCGTCTACGCGCGGCTGGCTCCGAACGCCAGCGCCGGGACTTACCGGGCGAAGGTGGCGCAAGCCATCCGCAACGTCATGGCCCGCCCGGACCAGTCGTCGTCCTGCACGGCGCCCAACCGCAACCTGGGGACCTGGGCGATCAGCGCGGACCTCATCAACCTGCGGGAGTACGACCCGACGCTCGACACGCAGTTCCGGGCGTGGCTGCGCCGCAAGCTCGACGTCCCGTACGACAGCAGCCCGTCCACCATCCGCACGCAGGTCGCGCGGCCGAACAACCAGGGCGCGTGGGCGTGCTTCGCGGTCACCGCGGTGAGCCGCTACCTGGGGGACACGGCGACGCTCAACACCATCGCGGTCCGCATGCGCCGCTTCCTGGGGGACACCTCCGCGCCGTACAGCCTGCGCTGGGACACGTCGAACCAGTCGTGGCAGGCGAACCCGGGCAGCCAGGCGTCGTGGGTGGGGATCAACCCCA
This Kiritimatiellia bacterium DNA region includes the following protein-coding sequences:
- a CDS encoding alginate lyase family protein; this encodes MHATTRGGLAALISIAALTGVLAQQATPPGPPTNVRILSQQTGGTGGGSGPRTGIWIGKSELDALPMSGTAWNELKAEADSSWTVQSIETQSGQVFNVQAMAGALVYARLAPNASAGTYRAKVAQAIRNVMARPDQSSSCTAPNRNLGTWAISADLINLREYDPTLDTQFRAWLRRKLDVPYDSSPSTIRTQVARPNNQGAWACFAVTAVSRYLGDTATLNTIAVRMRRFLGDTSAPYSLRWDTSNQSWQANPGSQASWVGINPKGAKRDGHNFDGIQPEDQRRGTPESYSASSFPNDFSSVRYNEVALGAYLGTVLMLERAGYRDLVDASDQALLRAARWIKYAADNYASKGYVYFRGFHEAAQPLVNYFYNAGMPEVKSRDQMEGREFGYSWTFWTHAGKRLR